GTGTGATGAATCCAAGAATGTAATGAGATCCATAACAATGAATACTATAACTCCTTATAGCATCCAATACAACTCTTAGATAGAAACCTAATTTGTTAAATCTCCGTGTGAAAATCACACTCAAGAAAAAGGATAAGAAGAGAACCTATTTCTTTTTCCATATGGCGCAGGCAAAATTTTGGATTTTCCGCTCGCGctcccctcctcctttttttttttttcctccccttctccgcGTCTTTGTTTTGTTTCTCAGCCGCAAGCTCCTCCCAGGTTCATGCGCTCTCCCATGTGGGTCctacaaaaaaaacaaagatcaAGCCCTAATGGGCTATTGGGCCTCCTCAAGTGGGCTGGACCCACTTACAATCCGTGGGGGTGATAAAGTCTCAGTCAGGAGGGCTTAATAATTATGAACTGGTCCCCGAAATTTAAAGGTCAGCAGATCCTTTACGTTCCTTTCAAATAGCGCCTCGCTTCTCTACTTCCCTCGCAGCGAGGCTTCCTCCAAGCATCTCGTTCCAACTCCCTTTCCGACGCCTCCAGCGGGTTTGCGTGGAGATCCGGCAATCGATGCTTATCGTCGTCACAATGCACTTCCAAACAAACTATCGCACAAGTCAAGAAAATCTGCTTTGAAGAGTCTGCACTTGCCGAGTTGCCTCTTCAAGAGAATGAACCAGAAGAGTCCTCATCGTTATATATCCTCATAATGCTCCTGATCGGCTTACCAAATGTGCACTTGCGCTAGCTTATTTGTGAATGAGGCGGGCTCTCCCTACAATGTATCCAAGCTCTTTCTTTCCATCCTCTTCTCACCTTCTTCCGCTAATCCTCCACTTCCTTGCGTTATCTTCATTGCCTCCTTCCATTTCCGAAACCACCTACGATCGGTACATCGATTGCACTCCTACTCGGTACACCTGTGGAGCCATCACGTTCAATATGACCTTCCCTTTTCGCATGGCTGATCGGCACAACTACTGTGGTTACCCGGGGCTTGACCTCGCCTGTACCAATTCCACTCTGATGATCCACGTTAACAACAAAGGGTTCCAAGTGAAGAATATTGACTCCATGAATCAGGTCCTCACCATTGTCGACGCAGATTTCGTCCAACAGTCATGTCCCCAACCGCATGGCAGCACGATCATCAATCTTGACCTCTTCGAGTACACAGACCAGGACCGGAATCTCACCTTGTACAGCAACTGCACCTCCTCTCCCTCGACTTCAATACTTCATGGCGTTGACTGCTCCTTTAACACAAGCAAGCAGCACTCATACTACAAGTTCGATAATGGCAGCACTTTAGATCTGTCGATGGAGTGCAGCTCGACTGCAGTCATACCGATAGATCTGATGGCGGGGGACGGGCTGGTGAACGGTGACCTGAGCTTCAGGGGAGCGATGCAGGAGGGGTTCTCCCGAAGTGGACTGTGGGGAGCGGGTGGTGCAGCAGATGCACCGCCTCCGGTGGGATATGTGGGTACAACGAGGAGTCCCCAGATGAACACACCTGCTTCTGCTCGGATGCCAAGATGCTTGACTCGTGTTCTTCATCCGATAGAGGTATGTGGTTATTGATCATATAAATCTGAGACAACACTTGCatcaaaaattacaaaaaagaaCAGGAAAAAAGATCTTGGGCAGtctccaagttaaaaaccagcGCCCTGCACCATGGTATTGCATGACGGTGATGAACTGATGATGCATCAGACCGAGGCTGCTGGCACATGTATGGCATAGGCTCCGATGCATCAGTGCCGTCATGCAATATATGGATGGCTGTGATGGTGGAACCAGACCGTCAGGTTCGGTCCTCCAACTTGAGAGGATTTGGACTCGATCCAAAAGCGCTATTGTCTATTCGTTTATTGGattgtttgttatttttatttatttattcttcgaTATAGTTGTGGGATTTCAGGGGATGCTGGGTGAGCGACAAGGCTTTTAATTGCCTATATTGTAAATAGGTTTTCCGGTGGGTCAGTTCTGATGAGATTAGGCCATACCGTATCCAATCAAGAATATATTTGTTAGATCCAAATCcaaactcaaattcaattaaaaTTCTGCCGATACTAACTATTGAACCCAAGAAACCCGTGTATCAGATCAGTATATAGGTAGAAATAGTGTAGTTAAAAATtatatcattaatttttttatttttaaaattatttaatgcATCCAAAATGCTACCTCatgaattacaaaaaaaataatgatataaaaatataaaaaattttatataaaaaaagacaTTTTTTTGACAAATATCTGGAACTTAAAGACATAAAGTATAAAAAAGTTATATAATAATTAAgcttcaaataaaattttaagccATAATAAGTATTTATTGGAAAAAAATATCACAAGTAACACGGACATGAATTTGGTGAAGCCAAATAGGTTATGATTTCACTACTCTTTGcttgaatttttttatgattaaaaaatttacaAATACACAGAAATACCTGTATATGCGCATGTGTGTATATGCGCCAGCATACAtagatacacatacatatagcagaatcaacaacaataacaacaaGAGAGCAACGAGATATCAAAGGATGATGTCGATCTTGGTAAGTTTACTGAACTTAGAATTCCAGTcgattgtctttttttttttttgatattaagGGAGGCAAAAGCCATCCAAAACTTTATTAAAGGAAATGGTATTTACAAAGATTGTGAGTTGCAGGAAGGAAGTATAGAGTCGGTCAAAACAGAACTATAGGTATCAGCTCTAATTAATAAAACCCAAAAGAAGATAAGAAGATATCAATCTGTAGCTGTGTAAGAGTCAAACAGAAACAAAATACGAAGGATTATATCATCTTTTAAAAAGCTCTCGAGCCAATGTAGCAAAACCAAACAAATCTTTCTGATGACCTATCCTTAAACAAATGCAGCACTTTCAAAAGCATCTTTTCTTCCATCGAGCTTTTGTTGAGGAGCATCCTTCAGTTTCTTTCGTCCCAGCAGCACCATATCGTTGATGCCACCAGCATAAGAATAGCCTGGCGAAGATCTGATTTGAAGTGTTGTTTCCATCACGAAGAACAGATTTGAGCTAAACTTGCAGGCACAAGAGGGAGTTTAACTTGTCACAAAGCCAAGACCAGACCTGGAACATGAATTCCAATCGATTGTGTCTAGAAACGTTCTTAGCCATGACCTGGAAGGCTTAGTCATGCTAGCGGCAAATGACTGTATGCGGATGAGCAGACCACTAGGAAGTTGCGGTTGGCTCTTAGCCAGGGTGGTGATGAAGTGAATGCTGAGGGGGAAATACCAGCTTCGATTAAGATTGGTCTTGGTGATGATGAGTCGGAATGGGTAAGCGAGAATGAAATGCTGAAGGGGGACAACGATTCTTGTACTAGAGATTGACTTTAGGAAATGAGGCCATGGTGGCATCAGGTTATGAGAGCAAGGATTAAGAATGAAGGAAAATCTTTCCACTTTGGGAACATTGTTGCTCGAGGAGATTTGCAGCGCGCCTGCTGCCATAGGGGAACAGAGTTTAGATCAACCCAATCTTTTGAAAAGGGGCAGGGAGAGATGTCTCTTTTGGACAAAGTTGAGGCCTTTTGTCACACCCCAAATTTGGGCGTGGCTATGCTACCGagaggggtggttctatatacaccccccctattgctcaggacacccccaaaaaattaaaaaaaaattaaatactctctacacccccccatttgctaaggacacccctaaaaaattaaaaattcctaaattacccccaccctccccaccccctcacctaaattgctctctacaccccccaaacccccccccaccccgctcttcccctccaaaacacctcgccaacgcccaaaacccccccgttcccccttctccctctcgtcgccggcattctcccgatctccaaccacctcgccggcttctctcggaaccacctcgccggcttctcccgaaatttttttttttcacggttcgtgctccgttcggcactggaccgccgaacaaaaggcttctgttcggctgaacagtgccggacagaagccttctgttcggcactgtgcagccgaacagatctgttcggttgagggttgccgaatagaaggcttctgttcggcactgttcagccgaacagaagccttttgttcggcggtccagtgccgaacggagcacgaaccgtgaaaaaaaaaatttcgggagaagccggcgaggtggttccgggagaagccggcgaggtggtcggagatcgggagaatgccggcgacgagagggagaagggggaacgggggaggaggggtttaaggggggtttgaggggtgtttttttttttcttttcaaaacgaaacggaggaggaggaaggggggtgtatgagaaaatttcaagggcaatatggtaattacactaaaggttagtttgggtattttttttttggtttttggggggtgtcctgagcaatagggggggtgtatatagaactaccctacCGAGAGGTACCATCCATGATGACACAAAGCCAAACATTTAGCTTCCATATCCatatcaaccaaatataaaaatttaaattcattaTCTTATTCCAATAACAAAGTCAACATCATCTACTTGAATACCCAACTCATACaatatttagaaaatttatgaagcTACAAATCCATGACCAACTAAAAATCTAAAGCTCCACTATATAATCGCCAAGCTTGCTAGTGCGTACTCCAAGTCTAAACCATCATAATCCTACTCGTgcgaaaagagaaaaatataaatatatgagcGACACTAAAACTTACACTATCTCATcgaatagagcataagaaaataatagttattccaaaagtaaaatattttatagaacAATATAATGAAACAAGTTATAAAGCCAAACATgcatatataaatttttaatatttcataaaCATGGTTATAAGATCAAATACATTTATAACCATTCTTCTATCATTTAGCCATGTCATAATTTAAAACATTGCTCATAGATATCTATGCTACGATCGCTTTATATCCATGACAGAGCCATATTTCGTAATTaataaagatttatattttgtatGCCAAATTTATATCCACTAATAGAGTTGTGTTTTATATGGATGCTAGCTTTGGGCGTTGATATTCCCAATTCTTGGAATCATACAGCTATCCAAGAGCCTTCTCAAATACTTATATCCTTTTTCTAAAAGATACAcatatatagataaaaaatactaATTAGAATAATCAGATTCATATTTAATACCAAAACtattttcattaaaatatttatgaaattaGTTTTCATAGTAAATCATGATTTTTATAATACATATGCCGatttataattttaagaaaaatatgatatatttatagataaaatataataatttgaaaaaagaaatataaaatctacttctttCGTTTTAGATTATCAAATTTTGCTagacctatttaaaatattaacaataaaattaatttttatttgataattttaattaaattaaaaataaaaaaaaatttaattggaTATAGGATGGTTTTGGATTTAGACGATTTGCTCAATAAATTTGACGGTGAAAACTTCTAAAACTAATTAACAAAgtttattttgggaatattcaACAAGGTTGGGGGCAGATGGTCCGAGCACCGCCGCGATTTAGGATGTCTTTGCAGGTCAATCCGGTGTTCGTAGGATAAACAGTTGGGAGCCTCTTACTGGTTCATAGGTCTagagagatgagagagaaagaagagagtaaataacagagagaaaaggaatgatgggctttctctctcctcttcttccgctTATCTTGTTCTCCCTTCTGCTGAGACCCGAATCCTCGACTCATGAGCGAATGAAGAAAGAGACGGACTCGGCTGATCAGGGTGGTCCAGCGAGGAGGCAGCCGGATGTGGTGGCGGGTGGTGGAGAGCGGCCGGCGACGGCTGATGGGAATGGCCGTGCTCGGCCAAAAcgggggaagaaaagaagagggcagCGCGCCTAGCTGCCTCGGTGGCAGCCCACACGGCCCAAGGGAGTTTCGACGGGGAAGGGGACTCACCGGCGAGGGGCGCGGGTGgcggctcacggtcggcggtgGCGTTTTCCAGTGGAACCCGGCGAGGGGAGGAAGAATGGTTCTCGGAACAAGGCACCCGAACTAGAGGGAGAAATGGAGCTCGGGCGGCGGTGCTTGGTCGAAGTGGCACGCCGACAACcggagatgaagaaggaaggaatAAGGAGGTGGGGAGGTGAGCGGCAACGGGTCGATCGAGGGAGAGAGGGGTTTAAATAGGTGTTTGGGAGAGGGGATAAGCTCGGACGAACGGCGGCACCGGCCGGCCGTCCGTCGGTTGCATTAACCCCTAATGGCCGCTGGCCGTTAGCATCGGCCCTGGGGGTTTTGCGCCGGCCACGCCTCAACGGTGGCCGTTCGGGCCGATCGAGCAGGGATCGCGATCCCTGtttcgatttttttttgtcCCCCGCTGAGGGGTTTTGGGCTTGTCTCAAAGATGGGCTGGTCCAGTGGACCAGGCCATCACACTTGTAATCGGTGCGTGCCCCCCGCTACCGGTTCAATCTGTGGTCTTTGGGGCTGGATTTTTGCTAAGAAGGGAAATGCCTGTGTGCTTGGCTGGCTCACGACTTATGCCTAAGCCGGCCAAGGAGCTTTGGTTCTTGCAAGACAGGGGGCCGAGGGGCACTTGATGTTTTGGATcaggatttcaaaggaaaaacTCTGATAGATACTGAAGTGTGAGTATGCATAAATGTTGTTTGACCTCAAAGGTCCTGGTTGAGGAATCAAAGAAATGGGGGCGGATTCAGAATAGTTCTACTGAGGGTGTCAAATGGCTTGCTTGGGTATCCCTGTGTCTCTTAAGAAGCTTGACAGAATTCAATGTAGTAAAATAGTGGATGAAGTTCATGATCAGACTAAATTTTGGAGCCAGCAGAAAGCGACAAGAAGGAAGCTTTCTTGATCAACTGCTTGCTTGTCATTGCTAGATAGATTGGTACCAAAGAAGTCATGAGACATAAATGATGCTACTCTTCTGAGATTATTTCTGCAGGTGCTAATAACAAAAGGATGAGCGTTCTCTGTATCTATTTCTCTTTTTGACCCTTAAAAGACATATTAAAATAAATCTGATAGCATAACTATTGACATGCCTAAGTTCATTACAGTTCTCCAAGTTATAATACGGAGATAAACTATTGATTGTCAAAAAGCTTGCTGTGTGCTCATGAAAGGCTCTTATTGTGCATGAAATTAAAAGTCTTACAGCAGTCATGAAGACATATGCCACTATCTGCTCAACTTATGTAAAATGTTTGTAATTATATGCTTCTAAACTAGGATATTGATTTAATGACAAGTTTATGATCATAAGAATCATTATAAAGTTTTTGTCATCAATCTACATTCATTTTTAAAGTTTAAATCAGTTGGCCCATATCCACAATGCAAACTAGTATGTCAACTATATTTAGGTGTGATGACATCTTTGTCCTATTAGAATAATGGCATTGGCAAGGAAACAAAGAGATCTTGATTCCATAGATAAACAAGCTGTtctagaaaagtatcttgtaaACATTGTATCAATTGTTAAAATAACTTGTATAAGTATTGGCCTTCTAGTAATCTATAGTGCTTCATGTCTAACATAAAAGCCAGCCAGTTTGTTCCTCGGTCGGTAAATTCCTAAAGCTGACTTCACTATCTATTGCCTTACATTGATCATCATTCACAATACTCTGTTAAACATCTTAGTTCATGTGTCTTGAACGCGTTATTTCATATTAGTTGTTATTACTCATATAAATAAACTCACTCAAAAATTATCAACATTCATTGAATCTATATGCATGCCATGTGAAAAAGATGAGTGGACCCTATATGGAACCAATAGGCCACATCCCTAATGTTCAGCTTTTCAAGATACATCCTTCACTACTCTGTCCATGTTAGCTTATTCTTCcacctctttttttaaaaaacagatCCAAGGCACCATGTTTACTGCAGTCAGCTCAAATCCTCATTATAATGCTCTGAGACAATCTCTAACTGTTATCCAGCATTCAATCAATCTGTGCATTTGCTAAAAACCATCTCCAGCATCAACTCCCTAATCTCCAATTATTTGCGCTGGACCCTTTACAATTATCTTTAGAAAAATCCCCAGTGAAACCTAAACAAAACTCAAAGAGAGGAGCATCCTTTTACAAAACGAATAGACCGTTACAGCTTTATTACATCGTCCAGAATTGGTTAATGGAATTTACATCTTATATTCACTTGAACTCTTGTGGCACTGATAACTAATAAGTTCGTGTCTGTTGAGTTGTGATGATGGCATTCATCTTAAGAAATTTTCAAATTCTGCCTCCATGATTAGGCATTTGATTTGATGCAGGACTTGATAGAATATATCAGATTCTCATGATCCTTTATTTATAATCTGCAATCCTTGTTTACAAATCCAAATACTTCAAAGGCCTAGGGCTTATTTATCATTACGCTTTTAATCTAAACTTTCACTAGAACTCCCTTCTGCCTCCATGCTAACCTTCATTAGGTTTCCCAGCTTTTTTCAAAATCAATATCTAGATATGTTGTATATGGAAGCAGCATGATCTGCTCAATTAATTCAGGTCAGAAACAAACTGCCATAGCCGTGTTGTTTAAATGTTCTGAAAGTTATGCACACTCTTTCTTCCTTGAAATATGAAATTGTTGGAGAAGAGTTTACTTAAACAAGATCTTACCACACTTCTTTTTTgcctttctattttttctcttcttttagcttgtCAACTGATCTTTTTAAGTAAActcatatttgattttattaattcaccacataatttttttttaccaagATTGAAATTCAttttctcacacacacacacacacagagagagagagagagagagaggaaacacACTCTGGACTCTCAAACCGTATCCTAGTATGCAATGCTACTTCAAGCAATTTGTAATTCAAACGAACACTTCTACATAGTCACGTATAccttaaaaaatcaaaaaaaaagaagaagtaacAGTATGATGATTGGAAATACATAATCTATGCAATTTAGTAGTTTACCTACATCTACAGGGTAAGGTCTTTAATTTCTTCCATTAAATCAAAGGGAACAGTATATACCGAGCTAACAGAAAGATATAAGCTTATATAATAAAGTAGCTCTTATAAAGAACTCCCTATCTTTCATATATAGCAACAAAACTAAACCAGTCCTTAGTTTGGTCCTTGAAGATTCTAGAGCTTTTCCAATCCCTTCAATGTTCCTGTTCTTCTAGGTTGATGAGGGAATTACACTCCTGACTACTTCATTTTCCCTGATTCAATAGTGAAATATCATCGTATTGTCAAGTCAAATATGACCAGCCACAGCTCTTCACTCCTAAGAATTAAGATCATGTAAAGGAATGAATAAGACAGCTAGATTTATTGCATTTCAATGACTCTTTCAGTCTTCTGCTAATTTAGTATTTTTCTTGCAGAGATCAACATATCCAACACAGAGCTGATCCTAGTAGGTATGCTTCTGTTTTCCTAGTCAACTTCTTGTAAGAATTTTACATCTGAAATATTAATGGAAATTATATTTACTTTATGAACTTTTTGAGTAATGCAATTCAGCCCCCCTTCCCCCCCGTTTTGTGTTGTAGCAAATCCTTGTTGTAAATGAGCTATAGTGCTATATTATGATGAACATCCTCATATAATATCCTTCAGTATTTCAATCATCAGTGTTGTAATTTTATCATGTTCCTATACCAGTTTGGGAAGTGGTG
This is a stretch of genomic DNA from Phoenix dactylifera cultivar Barhee BC4 chromosome 9, palm_55x_up_171113_PBpolish2nd_filt_p, whole genome shotgun sequence. It encodes these proteins:
- the LOC103701919 gene encoding uncharacterized protein LOC103701919; amino-acid sequence: MRRALPTMYPSSFFPSSSHLLPLILHFLALSSLPPSISETTYDRYIDCTPTRYTCGAITFNMTFPFRMADRHNYCGYPGLDLACTNSTLMIHVNNKGFQVKNIDSMNQVLTIVDADFVQQSCPQPHGSTIINLDLFEYTDQDRNLTLYSNCTSSPSTSILHGVDCSFNTSKQHSYYKFDNGSTLDLSMECSSTAVIPIDLMAGDGLVNGDLSFRGAMQEGFSRSGLWGAGGAADAPPPVGYVGTTRSPQMNTPASARMPRCLTRVLHPIERSTYPTQS